The window GTGTCGACGATCGAGAGGTCCTTTGCCGGATCTGCATGGACTTCATTAGCGAACGACAAAGCAGCCACGGCTGCTGTTGATTGCAGCAAGATGCGTCGCGAGAGAGGGCAGGGGAAAGGAGACATGGCTTGGGGCTTTCACGGATCTTTTTCAGCCTCGAATTTACGCACGGAAGCGATCACCCGAAGCGCGGTTTGCGTGTTCACTTTGTCTACGATTTCATCCTTCAGGAATTCTGCCATCGTGACTTCTTTTTCGAGCGGGAGCGCGACGCTCGTAGTAAAACTGGTCTCGTCAGTGGGCGAGTTAACTGCTGGCGGATCAAGTGGTGGGGCGGGCTGTGAATGAAAATAGCGAATCTTGAGATAAAAATCACCTTTTTCATTCCGTCGCAATTCGCCGGAAATCTTTTGCGTCTCGGTCGCCGCCTTATCGTGATAGAAGAACGGAGTATCGAGCCGAGCCAGAATTTCGAAGCGATGGGTTCGCTTTTCGATCGGCTTATCCGTTTTGGGGCTGTCGATGGAGACGACGGTATCGAGGCGGAGCAAGAAATCTTCGGCGTGGGCTGTTAAGGAACAAAGACAACAAGCCAATCCAGCCAGCCAAGCAAATTGATTCACAGCGAGTCTCCTTTCTCACTCTTCCAAGTAGATCGCCGCGAGCTTCGGCAAACGGGCATGCACTTCTTCGGTGTTATCGTAGTCCCAATTTTCGCCCTTCGGCCGTTTGGGCCACTTTAACTTGGAGCGAGGAATCTCTTTGCCGACTGCCTCTTCATAGAGTCGTGGTGCAAGATAACCGAGTTCTTCCAACTCGTACTCATCGTTATCGGGGTCTGCCAGACGCGACAATGAATCGGGCTGGGCGACCGCGGCTTCGAACTTTTTCTGCCCGCGAGAAATCAGCCAGAGACAAAAATAATGAAACCCGTCGTCCGAGCAGCCGCCGTTGAGCAGATAGGCGGCCCCCCACAAATCGACCGTGTAGGCCTCGACCATCCGCTCGTCGAGCAGCGTCTGAAAGGATACGAGATCTTCCGGCGAGCACTTGGCGAGTTTTTCTTCAATCGCCTGCAGCTTCTCATCCGGATCGTCTTGGGCTTCTCTGCCGCCGGCAGCGATAATTTTCCAGAACTTGGAGAGGTCCACGATTACTCCCTGTAGTCTTTGTGTTCGTCGCGTTCTTTTACTTCATTCCGAGTTCGTTCGCCAAAAACGCCAATACATCCGCCGAAGCATCGATCAACTTGCTCGTCGGCGTTCCTGCGCCGTGGCCGGCGCGAGTTTCGATGCGGATGAGGGCCGGTTTGTCGCCAGCGTTGGCAGCTTGCAGCGCGGCGGCAAATTTGAAACTATGGGCCGGCACAACGCGGTCGTCGTGATCGCCGGTAGTTACGAGCGTGGCCGGATATTTCGTCCCCGGCTTCAAGTTGTGCAGCGGCGAATAAGCATGCAGCACTTTGAAAAGGTCCGCGTCATCGGCAGAACCGTATTCTGGCGCCCAGGCCCAACCGATGGTGAACTTGTGGTAACGGAGCATATCCATCACACCGACGGCGGGAACCGCGGCGGCAAACAGATCGGGCCGTTGCGTCATCGCGGCACCGACGAGCAAGCCGCCGTTACTGCCGCCGCGGATGGCGAGCTTTTGCGACGACGTATACTTGTTATCGATCAACCACTGGGCCGCGGCGAGGTAGTCGTCGAAGACGTTCTGCTTCTTTTCCTTCATCCCCGCTTCATGCCAGGCTCGGCCATACTCGCCGCCGCCGCGCAAGTTCGGCACGGCATACACGCCGCCTTGCTCCAGCCAGGCGATGTTGCTCACCGAGAAGCCGGGCGTGAGCGAAACGTTGAAGCCGCCGTATGCATACAGGATCGTCGGATTCGAGCCGTCGAGCTTCAGCCCCTTTTGGTAGACGAGGATCATCGGCACCTGCGTGCCATCTTTGCTCTTGTAGAAAACCTGCTTCGACTCAAAGCGATTTTCATCGAACTTCACCTTCGGCTCGCGGAAGACTTCGCTCTTGCCGGTTGCGACGTCGTAGCGATAGATCGCGCCGGGAACCGTGTAGCTCGTGAAAGTGTAGAACGTTTCGTTCTCAGCGAACCGGCCCCCAAAACCGCCGGCTGAACCGAGGCCAGGGAAGTTGATGTCACGCACAAATTTGCCGCTAGGATCAAAGATCTTCACGGCGGAGCAGGCATCGTGCAAATACTCGGCGATCAGATGGCCACCGACCGCGCCGACGCCCTGCAACGTGTCCTTCGATTCGGGAATCAGCGTCTTCCAGTTGGCGCGCTCTGGCTTCGTAATGTCGATCTCGACGACGCGCTTGCACGGCGCATCGAGATCGGTCTTGAACCAGAACCGCGTGCCGATGTTGCCGATGAAATCGTAGTCGGCTTCCCACTCGCTGATTAACTCGTGCGTCGTATTTTTCGAATCAGGGCCATCGCTGGCTTGCAGGTCTTGATAGAAGATCAGATTCTTCTGCTCGGTGCCACGCCAGACGGTGATGATCACGTAGCGGCCGTCTTCGGTCACGCTACCGCTGAAGCCCCACTCCTTTTGATCGGCGCGCTCATAGATGAGCTTGTCCTTCGACTGCTCATCGCCCACTTTGTGGTAGTAGAGCTTTTGATAGTAGTTCGCGCCGGTGTACTTCTCGCCCGCTTTGGGTTCGTCGTATCGGCTGTAGAAAAAGCCGGCGTTGTCGTTGGTCCACGATGCGCCGCTGAACTTGACCCACTTCAGCACATCGCTGTTGTTCTCGCCGGTGGCGA is drawn from Anatilimnocola floriformis and contains these coding sequences:
- a CDS encoding prolyl oligopeptidase family serine peptidase, coding for MKFAYPATARGSQVDDYHGTSIADPYRWLEELDSDATKEWVAAQNKVTFGYLENLPLRKKFRDRLEELWNYERFGLPRARNGKYFYSRNDGLQNQSVLYVADGLHGEPRVLLDPNKLSQDGTVALNSWVVSDDGKWIAYSLASAGSDWNDWRVLNVATGENNSDVLKWVKFSGASWTNDNAGFFYSRYDEPKAGEKYTGANYYQKLYYHKVGDEQSKDKLIYERADQKEWGFSGSVTEDGRYVIITVWRGTEQKNLIFYQDLQASDGPDSKNTTHELISEWEADYDFIGNIGTRFWFKTDLDAPCKRVVEIDITKPERANWKTLIPESKDTLQGVGAVGGHLIAEYLHDACSAVKIFDPSGKFVRDINFPGLGSAGGFGGRFAENETFYTFTSYTVPGAIYRYDVATGKSEVFREPKVKFDENRFESKQVFYKSKDGTQVPMILVYQKGLKLDGSNPTILYAYGGFNVSLTPGFSVSNIAWLEQGGVYAVPNLRGGGEYGRAWHEAGMKEKKQNVFDDYLAAAQWLIDNKYTSSQKLAIRGGSNGGLLVGAAMTQRPDLFAAAVPAVGVMDMLRYHKFTIGWAWAPEYGSADDADLFKVLHAYSPLHNLKPGTKYPATLVTTGDHDDRVVPAHSFKFAAALQAANAGDKPALIRIETRAGHGAGTPTSKLIDASADVLAFLANELGMK
- a CDS encoding DUF4240 domain-containing protein; amino-acid sequence: MDLSKFWKIIAAGGREAQDDPDEKLQAIEEKLAKCSPEDLVSFQTLLDERMVEAYTVDLWGAAYLLNGGCSDDGFHYFCLWLISRGQKKFEAAVAQPDSLSRLADPDNDEYELEELGYLAPRLYEEAVGKEIPRSKLKWPKRPKGENWDYDNTEEVHARLPKLAAIYLEE